In Parasphingorhabdus halotolerans, a single window of DNA contains:
- the fabD gene encoding ACP S-malonyltransferase — protein sequence MRAFIFPGQGSQAVGMGKELAAASSTAREVFQEVDHALDQNLFKLMCEGPEEELLLTENAQPAIMANAIATLRVMEKEGGKSLSDLCAFVAGHSLGEYTALCAAGAVNLTTTAELLKLRGQSMQKAVPVGEGGMAALLGADIKKASGLAKASAEGEVCTVANDNDPTQVVISGHIGAIQRAIEAVKDHDIKRGVLLPVSAPFHCSLMTPAAEAMDAALAEVTILPPVVPVFANVTAHAVSDTDEIRRLLVEQVTGTVRWRESVGNMAEAGVEQFVEFGGKVLGGMVKRINKDVEASSLISMDEIEGFLKGL from the coding sequence ATGCGAGCATTTATTTTTCCGGGGCAGGGTAGCCAGGCTGTGGGTATGGGCAAAGAATTGGCTGCGGCCAGCAGCACAGCCCGCGAGGTCTTCCAGGAGGTCGACCACGCGCTGGATCAGAATTTATTCAAACTGATGTGCGAAGGCCCCGAAGAGGAGCTGCTACTCACCGAAAACGCGCAGCCAGCTATCATGGCCAATGCTATTGCCACGCTTCGGGTGATGGAAAAAGAAGGTGGAAAATCGCTTTCCGACCTTTGTGCATTCGTTGCCGGGCATAGTTTGGGCGAATACACCGCGCTTTGCGCCGCTGGCGCAGTGAACCTGACCACGACTGCCGAATTGCTGAAGCTGCGCGGCCAATCGATGCAAAAGGCTGTGCCGGTAGGCGAGGGCGGCATGGCGGCTTTGCTTGGTGCCGACATCAAGAAGGCATCGGGACTGGCGAAAGCATCAGCCGAAGGAGAGGTCTGCACCGTTGCCAATGACAATGATCCGACGCAGGTTGTTATCTCCGGTCATATCGGCGCTATACAACGCGCTATCGAAGCGGTGAAGGATCATGATATTAAGCGTGGCGTTCTCTTGCCGGTATCCGCACCTTTTCATTGTTCCTTGATGACACCGGCAGCAGAAGCGATGGATGCAGCGCTGGCAGAAGTTACCATATTACCTCCCGTCGTACCGGTATTCGCCAATGTCACAGCACATGCGGTAAGTGATACCGACGAAATCCGCCGTTTATTGGTTGAGCAAGTGACCGGAACCGTGCGTTGGAGGGAATCGGTTGGCAATATGGCGGAAGCCGGTGTCGAGCAATTTGTCGAATTCGGCGGAAAGGTGCTGGGTGGCATGGTCAAGCGGATCAACAAGGACGTGGAAGCCAGCAGCCTTATTTCGATGGATGAAATTGAAGGGTTTCTGAAAGGACTGTAA
- a CDS encoding NAD(P)H-dependent flavin oxidoreductase, giving the protein MTLPAIFDNLRLPLIGSPLFIVSGPELVIAQCKAGIVGSFPALNARPQSMLDEWMHQITEELAAWNRDNPDKPAAPYAVNQIVHKSNDRLDQDMETCAKWKVPLIITSLGAIEDLNKAVHSWGGITLHDIINDKFAHKAIEKGADGLIPVAAGAGGHAGVTSPFALMQEIREWFDGPVALSGAIGCGASILGAQAMGADLGYMGSAFIATKEANADQGYKDGIVEGKAKDIVYSDLFTGVSGNYLRGSIENAGLDPDNLPQGDYKTMNFGSGGNTDKKAWKDIWGSGQGIGAIDEVRSVQEMVDKLTNEYRAARDSLKGRFDY; this is encoded by the coding sequence ATGACTTTACCAGCAATTTTTGACAATCTGCGCCTGCCACTTATCGGATCACCATTATTTATTGTTTCCGGTCCAGAGCTGGTGATTGCCCAGTGCAAAGCCGGCATTGTCGGTTCCTTTCCTGCCCTCAATGCGCGCCCGCAATCAATGCTGGACGAGTGGATGCACCAGATCACCGAGGAACTTGCGGCGTGGAACCGCGACAACCCTGACAAACCGGCAGCACCGTATGCGGTAAACCAGATAGTCCACAAATCAAACGACCGCCTCGATCAGGACATGGAAACCTGTGCGAAGTGGAAAGTTCCGCTGATCATAACATCGCTCGGCGCGATTGAAGACCTGAACAAGGCTGTTCACAGCTGGGGCGGGATAACCCTTCACGACATTATCAACGATAAATTTGCTCACAAGGCGATCGAGAAAGGCGCTGACGGTCTTATTCCCGTTGCTGCGGGCGCGGGCGGCCATGCCGGCGTTACATCCCCGTTCGCGCTGATGCAGGAAATCCGCGAGTGGTTTGATGGTCCGGTTGCGCTGTCTGGCGCCATTGGCTGCGGTGCTTCGATACTGGGTGCGCAGGCCATGGGCGCGGACCTTGGCTATATGGGTTCCGCATTTATCGCGACCAAAGAGGCCAATGCGGATCAGGGGTACAAGGACGGCATTGTTGAAGGCAAAGCCAAAGACATTGTGTATTCCGACCTGTTCACCGGCGTCAGCGGCAACTATTTGCGCGGTTCCATCGAAAACGCTGGTCTTGATCCGGATAATTTGCCTCAAGGTGACTATAAAACGATGAACTTCGGTTCCGGGGGTAATACCGACAAAAAAGCCTGGAAAGACATCTGGGGCAGCGGCCAGGGCATCGGTGCCATCGATGAAGTGCGTTCCGTGCAGGAAATGGTTGATAAACTGACTAATGAATATCGGGCGGCGCGGGATAGTTTGAAGGGGCGGTTTGATTACTAG
- the leuA gene encoding 2-isopropylmalate synthase, translated as MHPNPSHKYRPFPQIDLPDRQWPSKTITKAPRWLSTDLRDGNQALIDPMDAQKKQRFFDLLIKIGIKEIEVGFPSAGATDFDFISGLVKSGKIPDDVMVQVLTQSRRDLIETSFASLEGAKQAIVHLYNAVSPAWRDVVFKLDKQGVKDIAREGASILREQAEKYPDTDWHFEYSPETFSTAELDFSLEVVEAVMEILEPTAEKPLILNLPATVEASTPNIYADQVEWMCKHISKRDHVIISLHTHNDRGSGIAASELGLMAGADRVEGCLFGNGERTGNVDLVTLGLNMYTQGIDPEIDFSNMDEIVKTVEYCNQLPVPARHPYAGELVFTAFSGSHQDAIKKGFTAQEQRNDELWNVPYLPIDPRDIGRDYEAVIRVNSQSGKGGIAWILEQDQGLKLPKRLQANFSRTVQELADETSRELSSEDIWGVFRQRYHLDGSGRYSLVDYDESKSGTDRIFVGKVKGPDGTISVSGRGNGLISSVVDAVSSALGVELEIMDYSEHALGSGKDAQAAAYIECKSADGREFYGVGINSDVARASVEALLSAVNRI; from the coding sequence ATGCACCCAAATCCATCACATAAATATCGCCCGTTTCCGCAAATTGATTTGCCAGATCGGCAGTGGCCGTCAAAAACCATAACCAAAGCCCCACGCTGGCTCTCGACCGATCTGCGCGACGGCAATCAGGCTCTAATTGACCCGATGGACGCGCAAAAGAAGCAACGTTTTTTTGATTTACTGATAAAAATCGGGATCAAGGAAATTGAAGTTGGCTTTCCGTCTGCGGGCGCTACCGACTTTGATTTTATCTCTGGTCTCGTGAAATCAGGCAAGATCCCGGATGACGTCATGGTGCAAGTTTTGACCCAATCCCGCCGGGACCTGATCGAAACCAGTTTTGCCAGCCTTGAAGGAGCGAAGCAGGCGATTGTGCATCTTTATAACGCGGTCTCCCCTGCCTGGCGCGATGTCGTGTTCAAGCTGGACAAACAAGGCGTCAAGGATATCGCCCGTGAAGGTGCTTCGATATTACGCGAACAGGCGGAGAAATATCCCGATACCGACTGGCATTTTGAATATTCACCGGAAACATTTTCAACTGCTGAACTGGATTTCAGTTTGGAAGTCGTCGAGGCGGTGATGGAAATACTGGAGCCGACAGCTGAAAAACCGTTGATTTTGAACCTTCCTGCTACGGTGGAAGCGTCCACCCCCAATATCTACGCTGATCAGGTCGAATGGATGTGCAAGCATATCAGCAAGCGCGACCATGTTATAATCAGTCTGCACACTCATAATGATCGCGGCTCCGGAATAGCCGCATCCGAACTGGGCTTGATGGCTGGTGCAGACCGGGTGGAAGGTTGCTTGTTCGGCAATGGCGAGCGCACTGGCAATGTGGATTTGGTGACATTGGGCCTGAATATGTATACTCAAGGTATTGATCCAGAAATTGATTTTTCGAACATGGACGAGATTGTCAAAACGGTAGAATATTGCAACCAGTTGCCGGTTCCTGCCCGCCACCCTTATGCGGGCGAACTGGTGTTCACCGCCTTTTCCGGTTCGCATCAGGATGCGATTAAAAAGGGTTTCACGGCGCAAGAACAGCGCAATGACGAGCTGTGGAATGTTCCCTATTTGCCGATTGATCCGCGTGATATTGGCCGCGACTATGAAGCGGTCATCCGGGTTAACAGCCAGTCTGGCAAGGGCGGTATTGCCTGGATATTGGAACAGGATCAGGGACTGAAACTGCCCAAGCGCCTGCAAGCCAATTTCAGCCGGACGGTCCAGGAACTGGCCGATGAAACGAGCCGCGAGCTATCGTCCGAAGATATCTGGGGTGTATTCCGACAGCGCTATCACCTTGATGGCAGCGGACGATATAGCCTGGTCGACTATGACGAAAGTAAATCCGGAACCGACCGGATATTTGTCGGTAAGGTTAAAGGACCGGATGGCACAATCTCTGTCAGTGGGCGCGGCAACGGGTTGATATCCAGCGTGGTTGATGCGGTTTCTTCTGCGCTCGGCGTTGAACTGGAGATAATGGACTATTCAGAACATGCGCTGGGTTCTGGCAAAGACGCGCAGGCCGCCGCTTATATTGAGTGCAAATCCGCTGACGGGCGTGAATTTTATGGTGTCGGGATTAATAGCGATGTCGCGCGCGCATCAGTTGAGGCCTTGCTCAGCGCCGTAAACCGGATTTAG
- a CDS encoding acyl carrier protein has product MSETADRVKKIVVEHLGVEADKVTEEAAFIDDLGADSLDIVELVMAFEEEFSVEIPDDAAEKIGTVKDAIDFIEKNKD; this is encoded by the coding sequence ATGAGTGAGACTGCAGACCGCGTAAAAAAGATTGTTGTTGAGCATCTTGGTGTAGAAGCCGACAAAGTGACCGAAGAGGCCGCGTTCATTGATGATCTGGGCGCAGACAGCCTCGATATTGTGGAGCTCGTGATGGCGTTCGAAGAAGAATTCAGCGTGGAAATTCCTGACGATGCAGCGGAAAAAATTGGCACCGTCAAAGACGCGATTGATTTCATCGAGAAAAACAAAGACTGA
- a CDS encoding VOC family protein: MLFHTMVGSNDIEQSKRFYDTVLGTLGAGEGTRNIADSGHTRLIYNNGNGTNFIVSQPINDEPASVANGSTVAFSCDSPEQVKQLHDTAVAAGGTSIEAPPGPRETASMGTIELAYFRDPDGNKLCGIHFPA, encoded by the coding sequence GTGCTTTTTCACACCATGGTCGGATCGAACGACATTGAACAATCCAAGCGCTTCTACGACACGGTGCTCGGCACCTTGGGTGCAGGGGAAGGAACGCGGAACATCGCCGACAGCGGCCATACCCGCCTGATCTACAATAACGGCAACGGAACTAACTTCATCGTCAGCCAGCCGATCAACGACGAACCGGCAAGCGTCGCCAACGGCAGCACAGTCGCCTTTTCCTGCGACTCGCCCGAGCAGGTGAAGCAGCTTCACGATACCGCCGTTGCCGCTGGCGGAACCTCGATCGAAGCTCCCCCCGGACCGCGCGAAACTGCCTCCATGGGCACCATCGAACTGGCCTATTTTCGTGATCCCGACGGCAACAAACTGTGCGGAATTCATTTTCCTGCCTGA
- a CDS encoding YHS domain-containing (seleno)protein — translation MKSKFLAITMIAFLPIACSPPAADDAADTDTGSTVTETGDTMPGTDMPMIDFARVTDDMQGPVFIDPKGPANVAVSGYDPVSYFEGDGVPVKGSKDFGVKYNDFDYYFSSAANAEKFKADPAAFAPQYGGHCAWAMSRGRLASGDPTKYKIVDGKLYLNFNQMVQDTWLTDIPGFIEKADAAWPKVPEDATFDNQ, via the coding sequence ATGAAATCGAAATTTCTGGCGATCACAATGATCGCATTTCTACCCATCGCCTGTTCACCGCCCGCAGCGGATGATGCAGCCGATACCGACACCGGCTCAACTGTTACCGAAACTGGCGATACTATGCCTGGCACAGATATGCCTATGATCGATTTTGCACGGGTCACTGATGACATGCAGGGCCCGGTATTTATCGATCCCAAAGGCCCGGCAAATGTTGCTGTAAGCGGCTATGATCCGGTAAGTTATTTTGAGGGCGACGGCGTTCCTGTTAAAGGATCAAAAGATTTCGGCGTGAAATATAACGATTTTGACTATTATTTTTCCAGCGCTGCAAATGCTGAAAAGTTCAAGGCCGATCCGGCTGCCTTTGCGCCGCAATATGGTGGACATTGCGCATGGGCGATGTCCCGTGGCCGTCTCGCTTCAGGTGATCCGACGAAGTACAAGATTGTTGATGGCAAGCTCTATCTGAATTTTAATCAAATGGTGCAGGACACCTGGCTGACAGATATTCCCGGATTTATCGAGAAAGCCGACGCCGCGTGGCCGAAGGTTCCCGAAGATGCGACTTTTGATAATCAGTAA
- the fabG gene encoding 3-oxoacyl-[acyl-carrier-protein] reductase, translated as MFDLTGMTALVTGASGGIGSAIAASLAERGATLAVSGTRKLTLMEQVPKLAGKGHIMLPCDLSNPEEVDALVPAAVEKLGKLDILVNNAGITRDGLIMRMSDEDWSNVLQVNLESAFRLARAAARPMMKARHGRIISITSVVGATGNPGQVNYVASKAGLVGMSKALAQELASRGITVNCVAPGFIESPMTDALTDEQKDAINKKIPAGKMGTGGDIGAAVAYLASNEASYVTGQTIHVNGGMAMIS; from the coding sequence ATGTTTGATTTAACGGGAATGACAGCCTTGGTAACCGGTGCTTCGGGTGGGATTGGGTCTGCTATTGCGGCCTCTTTGGCGGAGCGCGGGGCTACATTGGCAGTTTCCGGTACGCGCAAGCTGACCTTGATGGAACAGGTTCCGAAATTGGCAGGCAAAGGCCATATCATGCTGCCGTGTGATCTCTCCAATCCCGAAGAAGTCGATGCGCTGGTGCCAGCCGCTGTCGAGAAATTGGGAAAGCTCGATATATTGGTCAATAATGCCGGTATTACCAGGGACGGTCTGATCATGCGGATGTCTGACGAAGACTGGTCCAATGTGCTGCAGGTCAATCTGGAATCCGCTTTCCGCCTCGCGCGCGCGGCTGCTCGACCGATGATGAAGGCGCGGCATGGACGGATTATCTCGATAACCTCGGTTGTCGGTGCGACCGGAAATCCCGGCCAGGTTAATTATGTTGCTTCAAAAGCTGGCCTCGTAGGAATGTCAAAGGCATTGGCGCAGGAACTGGCTTCCCGCGGTATTACCGTGAACTGCGTTGCGCCGGGTTTTATTGAATCGCCAATGACCGACGCGCTGACCGATGAACAGAAAGATGCGATAAACAAAAAAATTCCGGCAGGGAAAATGGGAACAGGTGGAGATATTGGGGCTGCCGTCGCATATCTTGCCAGCAATGAGGCATCTTATGTCACCGGACAAACCATCCACGTTAACGGCGGAATGGCGATGATTAGCTGA
- the fabF gene encoding beta-ketoacyl-ACP synthase II: MRRVVVTGLGLVTPLGGDVETTWSNILASKSGAGQITRFDASDQKCTIACEVKPADHEYGFDPDLRVDHKVQRQVDPFIIYGIDAAGQALEDAGLTDMSDEDKLRTGCSIGSGIGGLPGIEKESLVLHERGPSRVSPHFVHGRLINLISGQVSIKYGLMGPNHAVVTACSTGAHSIGDAARMIALDDADVMLAGGAEATICPIGIAGFAQAKALSTRNDNPQGASRPYDKNRDGFVMGEGAGVVCLEEFERAKARGAHIYAEVVGYGLSGDAHHVTAPHPDGVGAYRSMEMALKRSGLSTADIDYVNAHGTSTMADTLELAAVKRLFGDDIKTMSMSSTKSAIGHLLGGAGAVEAIFCILAMRDQIVPPTLNLTDPDEGCEGVDLVPLVAKKRSVKAVLSNSFGFGGTNASIIMKAV, from the coding sequence ATGCGTCGTGTCGTAGTGACCGGATTAGGTTTGGTGACACCTCTGGGCGGGGATGTGGAAACGACTTGGAGCAATATACTGGCTTCAAAATCAGGTGCGGGTCAGATCACGCGCTTTGACGCTTCTGATCAAAAATGTACAATCGCTTGCGAAGTGAAGCCAGCCGACCATGAATATGGTTTTGATCCCGATCTGCGGGTCGACCACAAGGTCCAGCGCCAGGTCGACCCATTTATCATTTACGGGATTGATGCGGCAGGACAGGCTCTGGAAGATGCCGGTCTCACCGATATGTCGGATGAAGACAAGCTTCGGACAGGTTGCTCTATCGGATCCGGTATCGGCGGATTGCCGGGGATTGAAAAAGAATCTCTGGTGCTTCACGAACGTGGCCCAAGCCGGGTCAGTCCGCATTTTGTCCACGGGCGGTTGATCAATCTCATTTCCGGTCAGGTGTCAATTAAATACGGCCTGATGGGTCCCAATCACGCGGTTGTTACAGCCTGTTCGACTGGCGCACACAGCATTGGCGATGCCGCGCGGATGATTGCGCTGGATGATGCCGACGTCATGCTCGCAGGCGGTGCAGAAGCAACGATTTGCCCCATCGGTATTGCCGGATTTGCGCAGGCTAAGGCACTTTCCACACGCAATGACAATCCGCAAGGCGCATCGCGACCCTATGACAAGAACCGTGACGGTTTTGTAATGGGTGAGGGCGCTGGCGTCGTCTGTCTGGAAGAATTTGAACGCGCCAAGGCGCGTGGAGCCCATATTTACGCCGAAGTGGTTGGATATGGCCTTTCTGGAGACGCCCACCATGTGACCGCCCCGCATCCTGACGGTGTTGGCGCTTACCGGTCGATGGAAATGGCTCTGAAACGTTCCGGTCTGTCCACCGCTGATATCGACTATGTCAATGCGCATGGCACATCAACTATGGCCGATACGCTGGAACTAGCAGCAGTGAAACGGCTGTTTGGAGATGATATCAAAACCATGTCGATGAGTTCGACCAAATCGGCCATTGGCCATTTACTGGGAGGCGCGGGGGCTGTGGAAGCCATATTCTGTATTTTGGCGATGCGCGACCAGATTGTTCCGCCGACGCTAAACCTCACCGATCCCGATGAAGGCTGTGAGGGGGTTGATCTGGTGCCATTGGTGGCCAAAAAGCGCAGCGTGAAAGCCGTGCTCAGCAACAGCTTCGGCTTTGGCGGCACAAATGCCAGCATCATCATGAAGGCTGTATAA
- the mltG gene encoding endolytic transglycosylase MltG, whose product MRRFGCLIIVVAAIICALLAGNFIYGWNASGPLENERTIVIKPGSSLGLAAEAMEAEGVIKSAETFLNRAKIFGGSEPIKAGEFQIPAGASNAQILEILQGGKAVQRLVTIPEGTPSIIVYEKLMAEKLLKGDIPVPAEGSVLPDSYAFERGEPRAAVLKRMQTAMDKTIEELWPKRKPGIVVKNRNELLTLASIVEKETALARERRTVAAVYSNRVKKNMMLQADPTIIYPITKGKPLGRRIRQSEIAAVNDYNTYAMIGLPKGPIANPGRSSIEAVLNPVETEYLFFVADGKGGHVFARTLQEHNANVEKWFAIRRQRGEM is encoded by the coding sequence ATGCGCCGTTTTGGTTGCCTGATAATTGTTGTTGCGGCGATCATCTGTGCGCTGCTCGCCGGGAATTTCATCTATGGCTGGAATGCCAGCGGTCCGCTTGAAAATGAGCGAACGATTGTTATCAAGCCAGGCTCCAGCCTCGGACTTGCTGCAGAGGCGATGGAAGCGGAAGGCGTTATTAAATCTGCTGAAACATTTCTCAATCGGGCTAAAATATTTGGTGGTTCCGAGCCGATAAAGGCTGGCGAATTCCAGATCCCAGCCGGCGCTTCCAACGCCCAGATCCTGGAGATATTGCAAGGCGGGAAGGCTGTTCAGCGGCTTGTTACCATCCCCGAAGGCACACCATCAATCATTGTGTATGAAAAACTCATGGCGGAGAAACTGCTCAAAGGCGATATTCCGGTGCCTGCGGAAGGCTCTGTGCTGCCTGACAGCTACGCCTTTGAACGAGGAGAGCCACGGGCGGCGGTTTTGAAACGCATGCAAACGGCGATGGACAAGACAATCGAAGAACTCTGGCCCAAGAGAAAACCCGGCATCGTCGTTAAAAATCGAAACGAGTTGCTGACCTTGGCTTCCATCGTCGAAAAAGAGACCGCATTAGCCCGCGAACGGCGCACGGTTGCCGCAGTTTATAGCAATCGCGTGAAGAAAAATATGATGCTGCAGGCCGATCCGACGATCATATATCCGATTACCAAGGGCAAGCCATTAGGCCGCCGTATCCGGCAGTCGGAAATTGCCGCGGTCAATGATTATAACACCTATGCGATGATCGGTTTGCCCAAAGGACCGATCGCCAACCCCGGTCGATCCTCGATCGAAGCGGTGCTCAATCCGGTAGAAACAGAATATCTGTTTTTTGTGGCTGACGGAAAAGGCGGCCATGTGTTCGCCAGAACACTGCAAGAGCATAATGCCAATGTCGAGAAATGGTTCGCAATCCGCCGTCAACGCGGAGAAATGTGA
- a CDS encoding GNAT family N-acetyltransferase, which translates to MVQSHAIVWIDTSNRSLLDDVAEGVFDKSIQTEFVDVYLANAMNWLAVAVVDGLIVGQCMSVVLQTPDKGTEIFLNEIGTGDVWRRKGIADSLIAALFDRADEAGIDEIWLGTEPDNLAARGLYKKHAATQEDAVIYYLDW; encoded by the coding sequence TTGGTTCAGTCCCATGCCATTGTCTGGATTGACACATCCAACCGTTCCCTGCTGGATGATGTTGCAGAAGGTGTGTTTGACAAATCCATCCAAACCGAATTCGTCGATGTCTATCTCGCCAATGCAATGAACTGGCTTGCTGTTGCCGTTGTCGATGGTCTGATTGTGGGTCAATGTATGTCAGTTGTGCTGCAAACGCCGGACAAGGGAACGGAAATTTTTCTGAACGAGATCGGCACGGGAGATGTTTGGCGGCGAAAGGGAATTGCCGATTCACTGATAGCCGCACTTTTCGATCGCGCTGATGAAGCGGGTATTGATGAAATATGGCTGGGGACGGAGCCTGACAATCTAGCGGCGAGAGGGCTTTACAAAAAACATGCCGCAACCCAGGAGGATGCGGTAATCTATTATCTGGACTGGTGA
- a CDS encoding phosphotransferase family protein codes for MESWAFDYSDEEFVLRRLPSGISSDDEGLRGVPLGTQADVIELAVKSGVTAPIVKARLTSVDGLGEGFVMLRAKGETLPHKILGNPDYAIAEANLTEHCAVELARIHAMDLTTISEKLEYFTPKQLIQLQKDKYHEIGGAIPIYEYAFRWLFENAPETEVKKLVHGDFRMGNLMIGPSGISAVLDWELARIGDPVQDLAYLCTPSWRFGNYEKVAGGFDTAENFLDAYSEQTGETVDPDRFRFWLVYSTLWWGVACMVMGEIWRSGGDRSLERTVIGRRVSEVEIDLALLFEEMLPLEVCTVLDWKAPQPETIEGETGYGEVLTALSDWNKETVQPGLKGHEKFQSRVAGNALGILQRRFDWGDRFATTSDKRLAAIGYDYGQFCQALSDGSLDMLAPGVWDHLRLSALERLSIDQPKYAGLKVALKKWSTS; via the coding sequence ATGGAGAGTTGGGCTTTTGATTATAGTGACGAGGAATTTGTCCTGCGCCGCCTGCCATCCGGCATTTCTTCTGACGACGAAGGATTGCGTGGAGTTCCACTAGGCACTCAGGCAGACGTCATTGAATTGGCGGTAAAATCAGGCGTCACCGCGCCGATCGTAAAAGCGCGCCTCACATCTGTCGATGGCTTGGGCGAAGGTTTTGTGATGCTCCGCGCAAAGGGAGAAACGCTGCCGCACAAAATACTTGGCAACCCAGATTACGCGATCGCTGAAGCGAATTTGACCGAACATTGCGCGGTGGAATTGGCACGTATTCACGCTATGGATTTAACAACAATCTCGGAAAAATTGGAATATTTTACACCCAAACAGTTGATACAATTACAAAAAGACAAATATCACGAAATTGGTGGCGCTATCCCCATTTACGAATACGCATTCCGTTGGCTTTTCGAAAACGCACCGGAAACCGAGGTAAAGAAACTTGTCCACGGTGATTTCCGTATGGGCAATCTGATGATCGGCCCTTCCGGCATTTCTGCGGTTCTGGATTGGGAACTAGCGCGCATCGGCGATCCCGTTCAGGATCTCGCGTATCTCTGCACGCCTAGCTGGCGATTTGGCAATTATGAGAAAGTCGCGGGTGGCTTTGACACGGCAGAGAATTTTTTGGACGCCTATTCCGAGCAGACCGGCGAAACAGTTGATCCTGATCGTTTCCGCTTCTGGCTCGTGTATTCGACCCTCTGGTGGGGTGTTGCCTGCATGGTAATGGGTGAAATCTGGCGTAGCGGCGGTGATCGGTCGCTGGAACGCACAGTGATTGGCCGCCGGGTATCCGAGGTCGAAATTGATCTGGCATTATTGTTCGAAGAAATGCTGCCGCTGGAAGTCTGCACCGTGCTGGACTGGAAAGCACCCCAGCCTGAAACAATTGAAGGCGAAACGGGCTACGGCGAAGTTCTAACCGCATTGTCTGACTGGAACAAGGAAACCGTTCAGCCCGGATTGAAAGGTCATGAGAAATTCCAGTCCCGGGTTGCCGGAAACGCTCTGGGCATTTTGCAACGACGTTTTGATTGGGGCGATCGGTTTGCAACCACGAGTGACAAGCGCCTGGCCGCTATCGGATATGATTATGGACAGTTTTGCCAAGCTCTTTCAGATGGGTCCCTGGATATGTTAGCGCCGGGCGTGTGGGATCATCTCAGGTTGTCGGCGCTGGAACGTTTGTCGATCGATCAACCAAAATATGCGGGCCTGAAGGTGGCCCTAAAGAAATGGAGCACATCATGA